GTACTTGTACTCTACCAGCATGAGACATCAGCTTCGGACATGGCCCATTTACTTGGTCTGTGGCCTGTTTCGCCATTGGACATGATTCGTACCATGCTCCTGGTCACTATACTCTTTGCCGGCCCTATTTTTGAGCACGGTGTAGTAGACGGCGCCTGGAGGGACTGGGTACGACTAGCTGGTCTCCACGAAATTCTGAGTAGTTGGATTGGGTACAGGAACTTTGTAGTCGTGCGTCAGTCATGTCCTATCCAACTTGCGCCTACTGATAATGCCAGGGACCCGTGAGTGAAGAGTTCGTCTGGCGCTCCTTCATCATCCCACTCCACGTGCTTGCTCGCTTCTCCGGCAAACAGATCGTCTTCCTGACTCCACTTTACTTTGGCATTGCGCATGTCCACCACCTCTACGAGTTCCGCATTACCCACTCTGAAGTTCCCTTGTTCGTAGCCGTGCTCCGCTCACTCTTCCAATTCACCTACACGTCACTATTTGGCTTCTTTGCCGCCTTTGTCTTTATCAGGACGGGAAATGTCTACACCTGCATCCTAGCGCACGCTTTCTGCAACTGGATGGGACTTCCGCGCTTCTACGGCCGTGTTGGCGTTGAAGCCGGTATCCCCATCGGCCCGCCAGACGTTGACAAAAAGGACGACGAGCAAAAGATCGCTCCGGCATATCAAGGCAAGGGCATTGGGTGGACCGCGGCTTACTACATCGTTCTAGTAGCGGGAGCAGTGGGCTTCTACTACCAACTGTTCCCATTGACCGAGAGCAGTCACGCTCTTCCTGTTGAGTTAGTATAACCTTCGTTCGCTTACAGTCCGGGGCGGGTAGAACGGGAGTGACGCCATATTATGGCATGCACTAAGATAATCGATAACTACTCTGATGTAGATCAACTCAACGTCGCAATAGCCCACCAATTATCTTTTTCATACCCATACTCTAGCACAACTCCACCAGCCTCCTCAATGTCATTCTCCAACTCTCCCTTGCGATACAAGTGGTAGTACCTTAGGAAGGTCCTATCGCCCTCTGGCTTTTCCTCCTCTCTTACACTTTCCTCACCGCCGACGTCGCTCTTTTTCTTTTTGCGCTTTGCCTCTTTTTCCTTCTTGTGCTTCAACACCCACGGCACCATGACATCCTGCTCGTGCCCCTCGTCCCAGCCCCGTCTACTATCTTTTTGCTCCAAGGCCCAGACATAGATTAATGCTCGCCCTCCAACCTCTTCGTTCTTGTGCTCCTGTTGAGCGCCAGTGCGTGGTGACGATGACGGCCGTCGCAGCAGATCGAGGATGCATCTTACCGCTTCCACTCTTCGTGCTGGCGTAGACAGATGATGTACCACTGCGATCGAAATCGCAAAGTCAAACACACCGTTTGGATGCGGCAGCGAAAGATTATCTGCCACCACTACGTCATGTGGCTCGTGCTGCTTTGCGATTTTGACGAGATTTGTTGACCTGAGTGGATTAGTATGTGTTCGTGTAGAAATACTTGAATAATATTCACGACATGGAGTTTTCGTCTACTCACCGATCACTCCCCACAATCCAGACTTTATCATTCACGGCTAAATATTTCCCATTGCCACATCCTACATCTGCGCCAATCGCACCATCCTTCTGCTCTTTGAGAAAGCGTTCGACAATCGGCCATGGCTTGTAGCGAGTCGACGAAAAATGTGACGCGATTTCTTCGTATACAGAGTGCACGTGTTCTGCCTCGTAGGTAGCGCCGCCTTGTGTTAGGGCAGTCATGGTGTTGGTGTGTGGGGTGGAATGCCGCGCGAAACTAGAAATAATTTACTTAGGTAGTTAGATCGGCTCGGCTCGGCTCCGTTGTACTGGTACGGTAATTTGGAGTGTCCTTTGTATGTAATACTACGCCACTATCGACAATAAAGGAATAACTGTTCACCAAGAAAGATTTGGTTATTTGTTTGAATGCGTATAAGTCCTTGAGAGCGCAAACTCATGCCCAACATTTCCTGCTCTCCTTCCATCCGCAGACTGCACACTGCATCTTATTACCAAAAAACAACCCGCCTCATTCGGTATGGTTCAGACACGCGCAGCTAGGATTGCCCAAGGCGCTGTGATTTGGCCTCCTATAATACGATCAGAGCTACAGAAGCGTTATGACCGTGACGTATCTTCATTCTACTTCTTAGATGACTCCAGCTGACAGACTTGTGATGTTAGGCTTCGCGCATCAGCAAACGTTGGCTTAATCGCAGCAATACTCGTGACCAAGGCTGTAGAGGGATGGAGAACCCTGGCGCCTGGTGCTTCGTCAATGCAGTAATCCAAGATCTCATGCATCAACCTATATTCTTGAACTGGCTCCAGACTCACAGACATGATAAATCCTATGAGTCCAGTGACCAACGGCCTGCCTGTGGTGCTTGTGTTCTTCAAAGACTCATTAACACATACTGGGCGAATAGGCCTATCTCCAGACCAATTCGCAATCCTGGAAGCTTGGAAATGGAAAGAATTGCGCACATTGCAGTTTTTAATAATTGTACTTCACGAAGCGGAACCGAAATAACCCAAGATGACTGCGGCCAATTGTTAGAAAGCCTTCTTGCTGACATAGAGGAATTCAGAGGTATAGATCAATCTAAAAGGTAAGTTTATTTAATTCCTTAGCGATGAAAGCGACCTCTGACCATTTTACCAGGAATCAACGGTGGAGGAAGGAGTTTGCGTCCCTTTTCAGGTTACAAGTGCAGGGATACGTTCGGTGTTTAGTCTGTCTCCAGAGACGCCCGTCTCAAAAATCTTCAGAGACTGAAATGCTGCTCTATCTCAGGCCAGATTTCAACACTGCGCTCAGAACCTATTTCCACGACACAAGGCATGTTAACTGCCCAACATGCGGGTTACAAAACCACACAGGAGACGCCCTTATCATAGCAGCACCACAACTACTTAGAGTGAGGCCCAAACTTTTCGCACAGGAGAATATCATGGATGGAGGAAGAATAGTAGATTTCCGTTTTGTGAAGCACTCGCACAACATGATTCCACCTGATGTACTAGACCTAAGTACATATCAGCTCCATGGAGATCTCCCCCTCCGCTATCGCCTCACGAGCATCATTTCGCAGTCCGGTGAGCTCAACGTAGGCCATTATCTGACCGTTGTCAAAGGACAGGGGGGAGGAGTATCACTTATGTCTCTGATGAGACCAAGCAGCCCTTTACCCTAGCGTAAATGCTCGAGAACCCGCACCAACTGGAAGTTGGCAACCCCAAAGACCACTATATTCTTACCTATAGAAGGGAGGACGAGGCGCTGACCAACCGGCAAAAGGAGTTGAAGAGGTTGAATACCTAAGTAGGAGTTGTTGGTTTTTCGTTTTTCTACTATGTATTCTATTAATAGAGCTGTATAAGGTAATTTACTATCGCTTGTTCTTCCTTACTTAACTAGGATCAGCTCAGACCGAGCTGTGCCGCTGTTGGGGGGTCGGCAACCTTCCTGGGAACGTcaaacttcttctctttccAAACATCTCCCGCATTGTAATCCTATCTTGTAGCTCCTTATCATGTCCTTATGTGTCGTAGTCGCGTGTTGCAGCCTCGTCTTATAGTCTTTTTGCCTCGTCATCTCCCCATACTTGCTTGTCCGCCTTGTAATGCCCTTGTCTTGTGGTCTGCTCGTCTCATAGTCCGTCGTCTCGTAGTCCTTGCCTCGTTATCTCTTTACACGTCGTCGTAAGGTCGCCTCGCTGTTTCCTTGCATCATAATCTCCCTGTTTATTATCTCCTGTGCTATTGTCTTCTTATGTCTTGTCTCTTGCCTCGTTGTCGTCTTGTCTCGTTGTGATGCATTGGGCTGTGAATGTATGCATTCCAAGGCCGTAGCTGTTAGGTGGATCACACTCTCTTCTAGCCAGACGTACTGTTATCGATCGAGGACTTTTTGTCATCGATCCACGGCGCGCACTTGCAGCCCCAGGATGCCGTAGCCCTATGACTCATACCTAGGTAGCTTCCTAAGTCTAGGGACAGACGTTCCCCGTACTTGCAGACCTTGGAAGGGTCGGCGTGCTCCAACCACTTCATCCTTGCTGACCTTGGGAGGGTCTGTATGCTACAATCAGTCTGTCCTTGCTGACCTTGGGACGGTTTGTATGCTCCAACAGGTCCATACCTGTAGACCTCGGGACCATGGGCGGTCCTGTATGCTCCAACCAGTCCGTGTTGGCAGACATTGGGGTGTCGGTATGCTCCAATCAGTCGGTGAGATACCTGAGTGTTGCCTCTGTGTAGAACCCAGGAGTGGGTCGTGGCCCTCGGATTCGCGTTCTATCCTCGTTTACCCGGGCAGGTCCGCACTGCCAGGTGCTGCGTTTGCTTTGATGTACCTCAACGCTGATTAGCCAAAGCTAGCGCACAGACTATCCAAATATACAGGAACTTTCGAGAGCTCGCAGCTTCTACCCTCATCACCTCACATCCTTTGGCTCTCTCCGTCTTCGCAGTCACCTACGCAAATGGCTCGTTCTCTGCCCTTCAAGGTCACCGGCAACATGTTCTCCGCAGTGGACGATGTCACTGCAGgtgatgcttctccagctcCACGTGACGCTTTGCCGCCTTCTGCACcgaggaagaagagcaagTATGCTCACATGCTCTACCAAGAAGACGAGGAAATACAAGATACTGGCGAGATTGCTCCCGCAACTACAATGCGCGAACATGTCGCTGCCGTGAATTATGTTACCACCAACTAACAGTTCATGGAGTTGACCGGTGATGGCGATGTATCTCCGTTTCTGGAGAAGCTGGCTGGCTACGACCTCAACGCCATCCACAAGGAGTACCGTGGCAGCGACAAGCCAGATATCGGCAAATTTCGATACAGGCGCCAGGTATGCCTGGTCATGTTCATGAACGAGATGGTACCCGACGAGCCGAAAGAACGAATTTGCCAGGGCCCTCTCACGACGACGGAGCAGAACAAATATAAATTTGTCCAAGTTTCGTTTAATCTCGACAGCCAGATGCCTTCCCTCACAATACACATAAGGCGCCCAACACCAGatgctgctggtgctggtggtgACTGAGGACGTCCAGACGGATGTCCAGACGGTCAACTACGTCATCTTCGCCAACTGCATTCGCCCTGCCGACGGGCAACAGGACGCTGGCATTTCCATGAATATGTTCCACGAACCAATGGATTCGGCGGCCGACGTCAAAGACTTCGGGGAGCACATCGCACGCGGGCACAACAACTTCATAGAGTTCGCGGTGGCAAGGAACTTGATGATGACAAACATCAATCTCATCAAGCCCAAGGAAGTCAATGCTGGCGACTATAGGCGTCGTCCAATCTGGTCAGGTTTGACAACTGGGGAATTGGAGAACATTCGGGCCAAGGGAACCGACGCAACTCTCGTCCCGGACATGGATGACTTCGAGCGCACAATCCTCTTCCTAGATCGCGCGGTCCAACTTGCTGTCTTCCGCCGCATCGAATTTGCGGACATGCCTACGATGAAGAAATTCGAAAACTTCTTTTTTGGAAGCATGCATCTCTGCTCAAAGTATCGCAACTTCTGGTACTACCAGTTGCAGTTGGAGAAGCCTCACGAAAAGACGGGCGAGCTCAGCGAAAGCGCCGATATCTTCAACAGTAAATGCAACCTGGAGAAGTTGCAACCGCCAAGGTGGATGGTGAGCAGATACCTGGCTCACTCAGCTGTACAAGGTGCGCCTATCACTTCCGTCGAACCGTTCAACTGAAGCACGTTTGCCAAGTCCTACAGGTTCCCATCCGTGCAAGATTGCGCCTTCCTCGTTCGCCTTGCTCTCGCGCGAGAGCGCAACAGCCAGAAGATGTTGATTGAGAAGATGTCAGCCTCTACCAAGGGGGACTGCAAGGCACTACTCGAATCCATTGATGGGTTGAAAGGTGGATACTACGTCAAGATCCGCCTTCCCGGGACTCAAAATAATGAGGACGACGACTTTGAGCTTGTGAAGCCCATATTAGGTACGCGTGTCATGATTCACGTATCTATCATGTGCGGTGAGAAGATCAGCTACGAGGGACAAGTGGTGGAAGCTCCTGGATCTGAAGACATTGATGTTGACGAATCCAAAGACTTCGACTTCGTAGTACATGTAATCGGTCGTCCGTACGAATTCGGTACCACTACACACGTTGTCAACATTGAGTACATTGATGACAAGACGACGGCTGATCGCGCTCGAATCGCCACAGAGAACATGGCTTCTATGAGCCTCAAGCGAACAGAGGGTGTTGACATGCAGGGTGTCATCTTCCGGACACAACCCACGATCGCTCCCGAGAACTTAAACGCTGGCAGAGACATGCACCCGGAAACTCTCTGTAAGGTTCTCGAGGATGTTAAGACCAAGTGGCGTCTCAAAAAGACTCAAATTGACGCAGTCAAAGAGACACTTGTCTCGGACAATGGGCTTGCTCTAATCTATGGATCTCCGGGCACGGGAAAGACTACGACGACGGCTGCGGCGGCACACGAGCATTGCGAAATGGGCCGGAAGGTCATTTACGTTTGCAACTCAAATAAGGCGGTCAACGCCGCGCTGGACTCATTCCGCAAGAAACAGAACCCCAAAATCTCTGCCATCCGATTTGTCGGTGGCTACCAGACCTACGAGAAGTACACACAGGCGGTGGTGCCTGGGGCAAACTTGGAAGAGCTAGTCAGTGCTATCAATCCTACAATGACTGCGGCCATGAAGGCGAACCCTGATACACTCTTCCACGTCCAGCTGCGTAAACAGATTGATCTCTGGGCCGCCGCTCCGGAACACAAGATGCATCGCGAGGCCAAAGATTATGTTGAGAAGCTTGCTGCCGATAAGAACACAAAGGCATCCGACAATACCAAGGCTTCGAAGGGTCTTCAGGAGATGCTCACGCAGTGGTTCGTCGAGCACAACATCGATATCATCTTCACAACCTGCTCGAGCGCCAGCCATTCTTCAATTCAGCACTTCAAGCCTTCCTCTGCTTTCATCGACGAGGCTGGCCACGCCACCATTCCGGATGTCTGCATGGCCGTCGACCCGTTTAAAGAGCATGTCAAGTCGCTCACTCTGTCTAGTGACTACAACCTGCTCAAGCCAATTATCACCACGTGGAATTCGAATGAAGCACGCTTCATGTTGACAGATTCTCTCTTCCGACAACTGATCAACGACCCAGATAGGGATATGAGATATGTCACACTCAGGGAGCAATATCGACAGCACCCGGATCTCAGCGCATGGGCAATTCAAACGCTCTACCAGGGGAGGGTCAAAGATGCGCCATCTGCATCTCAGGTTACACCTGTTGGAAGGACGGTACGACAAGTTTTTCAACAAATGGGCACCGGCAGGAAGAATAAGAGATGCCGGATGGCAATCGATGTCTCCGGTGATGATGCTGTGTCGAAACATTTCAAAGACACCACATCCTATTGTAACTCAGAAGAAGCCCGCATCATTGTGGGGCTCGTACGCGGGTTGCTGGCGTTCAAGCCAAATCACACGGCCGGGGATGAACACAAGTTCGCTCGCATCCAACCCGCGCacatcaacatcatcacGCCCTACAAGGGACAACAGCATATCCGCAACATGCTCATGGAGAAAGTTCAAGAGTCATCAGAAAGCGAAGTGCTCGTAAAAATGGTTACCGATGGGGCCGTCAATACAACATGGGGTACTCCGGGCAGTGATGTCGACATCGTCTTCATCTCGCTATGCGTGCGCAATCCTAAGAAAGCAATGGCTAACAAAAAGTTCATTGCGTTGGGAAACGCTTTGTGTGTACAGAATACGAGGGCACGCCAATTCCAGGTAACTTGCGGAAACTGGAATGGCTGGCTCGAAGCAGCCATGGAATCCACGGGTGGTCGGATCGCATCCGACCATCACAAGCCTTTCGTTAGCTTGACCAAGGATATTTACCATAAGGGAGATATGGTAGCCTGGCAAGACGTCGATGCGACTTTGCTTGCACAGACCCCTGTGACACTGAAGGCGAGCCATTTCTATACGAACGTGCGTCCGAACATTAACGCAGAGAAGTATCGCGCCGACCTAAAGAAGCCTACAAAGCGCAAGCAGGGGGGCAGTGCGTACAGCATGAGCTCGATACGCTCTGATCTTCCGAGTAGTGCTGCTAGCGTGCCAGTTCCGGATCAACCAAAGACTGTTTCGAATAGGGAGCTTAAGAGGCGGATGCATGCGGCAAAACATGCCAAAGATCAGGGTGTCTAGGTGACCCTTCCTGTCCTCCTTCACTCAGATGTAGGGTCCTGGATACTCCATAATATCTATGTAGCTCTAGCTAATTGAACCGGTAGTCTGCAACTCAGAATCGACATACAGGCATCACCTATCATGTGTTCACGTGAAGCTGCCAGACAGCCGCTTCCGTCTTTGTTTCCATAGCCTCTACCTCTATGGTGTTCACATCACGCCGATCTAATATCGCGCCTTTGTTCTGTCATCCAACAACACGGATCTCACCAAATTTCCCTTTGACCCTATCGAACTACCTGAATGTCCTTTGTGCATATAATGCCTATTGTTTCTACTCATGGTAGTATGAGTGAAGGTGGCTGTATTAGTCTCTGTACGCTCTCGTTGTATGTTACCTACCCATTGTCCTCACCTTCACCACCGTTCCACCTCCCTGACGAACAACAGAACAATGCCTATTGATGAAAGTTTTTTCCTTTGTTTGTTTCGACACCTCATCAAGTGCTTGATGTCGCAGATTATGTTCAAAATTCAGCAAGCTATAAACACGACACCTGCACATCCCACGACAAAACAAACACAAGGCAGCTGTATATTCCAAATTAGAAAATGAGCGCGCCAGCTCGCACGACAGCTCGCACGAGAGCAGGAGCGGTTCACCCGTCTACACGACTTGTTCGAACACAGTTACAGCAAGATCGTGATCGCATTGTATGCTCAGATGTCCATTGTCCCCTAGACGACACAGCTAACATAACTACAGGCCGGACGCATTAAGAAGACTTGGCCCACGCGCAGATACCAGGGTAGTAGAGGTATACAGAATCCCAACAATTGGTGCTTCATCAACTCGGTATTACAGGCTCTTCTCCATCTACCAAAGCTACTCAGTTTGCTTCAAATCCATAGACACACCACTCTCTCGGTCAATGAAGCAGATGACATAACTCCAGCATGCGGAGCGTGCATCATGCGCGACCTTATTAATGATTACTGGGGGAACACACCCATCACCAGGCCAATTCGAAATCCAGGGCCAGATGTTACCCGTATAGGCCATATAGCTATCAAATCTAGGATTACAACCCGAGTTCGCGGAGAGTATATAGAGCAAGATGACGCAGATACTATGTACATCAAAGTTGTCGAGTATATGCGTAATGCGAGCCTGTAAGTGCACATACTGTCTAGGTATCTCGTGTTGAAATGGGTCTAACATTACATAGTGCGAAGGGATGGTCGAATCAGATACGATCGCTATTTCACCTCGACACAGTACAGTACGCCCAATGCCAAATGTGTCCTGCGACAAGGGTAGTAATAGAAGAGTCAAACGCTGAAATGGCGATTCATCCGAGTGCCACATTCGACGCTGCGATACGGACCTACTTTTACGATACAATAGACATGCACTGCGACACATGTAGAGTACACGAGCAATCACACTGGACCCGTAGAGAAATCGTCGCCGGGCCTCAATACCTAAAAATCAGGATTAACCTTTTTGGTGGGAGAATGGTCATGGGTGATGAAGGATTGGAGTACCAAGGCATTAAGATCCCACATTCAATGCCCATTCATGAGGTTCTTGATCTCACCCAATACCAGGAGGTCCCCACCCTTCCTCTTCGATACAAGATCCACAGCGTTATTTCTCACTCTGACCCGATATACAGCGGCCACTATGTCTGCTCTACCA
This sequence is a window from Pyrenophora tritici-repentis strain M4 chromosome 4, whole genome shotgun sequence. Protein-coding genes within it:
- a CDS encoding metal-dependent membrane protease; protein product: MPPPHKGWRQSFSILRDMYKGVPEPPALSSSAAALLSAAYVFIYVIPFYLSPATRPSPTLTRDAPSSIRARVRAVTLSTILCSILTVLVLYQHETSASDMAHLLGLWPVSPLDMIRTMLLVTILFAGPIFEHGVVDGAWRDWVRLAGLHEILSSWIGYRNFVVGPVSEEFVWRSFIIPLHVLARFSGKQIVFLTPLYFGIAHVHHLYEFRITHSEVPLFVAVLRSLFQFTYTSLFGFFAAFVFIRTGNVYTCILAHAFCNWMGLPRFYGRVGVEAGIPIGPPDVDKKDDEQKIAPAYQGKGIGWTAAYYIVLVAGAVGFYYQLFPLTESSHALPVELV
- a CDS encoding AAA-12 multi-domain protein — its product is MSASTKGDCKALLESIDGLKGGYYVKIRLPGTQNNEDDDFELVKPILGTRVMIHVSIMCGEKISYEGQVVEAPGSEDIDVDESKDFDFVVHVIGRPYEFGTTTHVVNIEYIDDKTTADRARIATENMASMSLKRTEGVDMQGVIFRTQPTIAPENLNAGRDMHPETLCKVLEDVKTKWRLKKTQIDAVKETLVSDNGLALIYGSPGTGKTTTTAAAAHEHCEMGRKVIYVCNSNKAVNAALDSFRKKQNPKISAIRFVGGYQTYEKYTQAVVPGANLEELVSAINPTMTAAMKANPDTLFHVQLRKQIDLWAAAPEHKMHREAKDYVEKLAADKNTKASDNTKASKGLQEMLTQWFVEHNIDIIFTTCSSASHSSIQHFKPSSAFIDEAGHATIPDVCMAVDPFKEHVKSLTLSSDYNLLKPIITTWNSNEARFMLTDSLFRQLINDPDRDMRYVTLREQYRQHPDLSAWAIQTLYQGRVKDAPSASQVTPVGRTVRQVFQQMGTGRKNKRCRMAIDVSGDDAVSKHFKDTTSYCNSEEARIIVGLVRGLLAFKPNHTAGDEHKFARIQPAHINIITPYKGQQHIRNMLMEKVQESSESEVLVKMVTDGAVNTTWGTPGSDVDIVFISLCVRNPKKAMANKKFIALGNALCVQNTRARQFQVTCGNWNGWLEAAMESTGGRIASDHHKPFVSLTKDIYHKGDMVAWQDVDATLLAQTPVTLKASHFYTNVRPNINAEKYRADLKKPTKRKQGGSAYSMSSIRSDLPSSAASVPVPDQPKTVSNRELKRRMHAAKHAKDQGV
- a CDS encoding tRNA (uracil-5-)-methyltransferase TRM9, whose amino-acid sequence is MTALTQGGATYEAEHVHSVYEEIASHFSSTRYKPWPIVERFLKEQKDGAIGADVGCGNGKYLAVNDKVWIVGSDRSTNLVKIAKQHEPHDVVVADNLSLPHPNGVFDFAISIAVVHHLSTPARRVEAVRCILDLLRRPSSSPRTGAQQEHKNEEVGGRALIYVWALEQKDSRRGWDEGHEQDVMVPWVLKHKKEKEAKRKKKKSDVGGEESVREEEKPEGDRTFLRYYHLYRKGELENDIEEAGGVVLEYGYEKDNWWAIATLS